One Novosphingobium sp. G106 DNA segment encodes these proteins:
- a CDS encoding DegT/DnrJ/EryC1/StrS aminotransferase family protein: MIKFLDLAAQYQSLKPEIDAAIAEIIEGSAFIGGKAVKQFETEFAAYQNAAHCIGVGNGTDAIEIIIEALDLPVGSEIIVPANSFIATSEAVTRAGHRVVFADVDPVTYTLTIDTIMPAVTERTGAILAVHLYGYPVPLAPIVEFARVRGIRVIEDSAQAHGAEIAGQRIGAIGDAGSFSFYPGKNLGAYGDGGAIVTNDTALAERCRMISNHGRLQKYDHLFEGRNSRLDGLQAAVLLAKLPHLDDWIAQRNAVAQVYLEGLRDLNGIVLPALPDDGRHAFHLFVIRSEQRDQLQAFLADREIQTGIHYPIALPKLRAYDYLGMGDAYFFANRTDATLLSLPIGEHLTVEDASVVVEAVRAFALIDA, encoded by the coding sequence ATGATCAAGTTCCTTGATCTCGCTGCGCAGTATCAATCGTTGAAGCCTGAGATCGATGCCGCGATCGCGGAGATCATCGAGGGTTCCGCGTTCATCGGCGGCAAGGCGGTCAAGCAGTTCGAAACCGAATTCGCCGCCTACCAGAACGCCGCGCATTGCATCGGCGTGGGTAACGGCACCGACGCGATAGAGATCATCATCGAAGCGCTCGACCTTCCCGTAGGCAGTGAAATCATTGTTCCCGCGAACAGCTTCATCGCCACGTCCGAAGCGGTGACGCGCGCGGGCCACCGGGTGGTCTTTGCCGATGTCGACCCTGTCACCTACACTTTGACGATCGATACGATCATGCCGGCGGTTACCGAGCGGACCGGCGCCATCCTGGCGGTGCATCTCTACGGTTACCCGGTGCCGCTGGCGCCGATCGTCGAATTCGCCCGCGTCCGCGGTATACGCGTCATCGAGGACAGCGCCCAGGCGCATGGTGCCGAAATCGCAGGACAGCGGATCGGGGCGATCGGCGACGCTGGCTCGTTCAGCTTCTATCCCGGCAAGAACCTCGGGGCCTACGGCGATGGCGGCGCGATCGTCACCAACGACACGGCCCTTGCCGAGCGCTGCCGCATGATCAGCAACCACGGCCGGCTGCAGAAGTACGATCACCTGTTCGAGGGGCGTAACAGCCGCCTCGACGGCTTGCAGGCAGCGGTCCTGCTCGCCAAGCTGCCGCACCTCGACGACTGGATTGCGCAGCGCAATGCCGTCGCCCAGGTCTATCTCGAAGGGTTGCGCGATCTGAACGGGATTGTTCTGCCGGCATTGCCCGACGACGGCCGCCACGCCTTTCATCTTTTCGTGATCCGCAGCGAACAGCGCGACCAGCTTCAGGCATTCCTTGCCGATCGTGAGATTCAGACCGGCATTCACTATCCGATCGCGCTGCCCAAGCTGCGTGCCTATGACTATCTCGGCATGGGCGATGCCTATTTCTTTGCCAATCGCACTGATGCGACCTTGCTGAGCCTGCCCATCGGGGAGCACCTGACGGTCGAAGACGCCTCGGTGGTGGTGGAGGCGGTCAGGGCGTTCGCGCTGATCGACGCCTGA
- a CDS encoding Gfo/Idh/MocA family protein: MLSFGLVGCGRIAKRHAELLGLGEIAGARLAAVCDIVPEKANAFGERFGVSAFSDMDEMARSVEIDVFVVLTESGRHAEHVINLAKYGKHIMVEKPMALTLTDADAMIRACDAAGVKLFVVKQNRFNVPVVKLREAVEAGRFGKMVLGTVRVRWARPQAYYDQDAWRGTWAYDGGCSPTRPAITSICSNG; encoded by the coding sequence ATGTTGAGTTTTGGGCTTGTCGGCTGTGGGCGCATTGCAAAGCGTCATGCCGAGCTCTTGGGGCTTGGTGAAATCGCAGGGGCCAGATTGGCCGCGGTCTGCGACATCGTTCCGGAAAAGGCTAATGCGTTCGGCGAGCGCTTCGGCGTGTCCGCGTTCTCCGATATGGATGAGATGGCAAGGTCGGTGGAGATCGACGTGTTCGTCGTGCTCACCGAGAGCGGCCGACACGCAGAGCACGTCATCAACCTGGCGAAATACGGCAAGCACATCATGGTCGAAAAGCCCATGGCGCTGACGCTGACAGATGCCGACGCGATGATCCGCGCTTGCGATGCGGCGGGCGTGAAGCTCTTTGTCGTGAAGCAGAATCGCTTCAATGTGCCCGTCGTGAAGTTGCGTGAAGCCGTCGAAGCGGGCCGGTTCGGCAAGATGGTGCTCGGCACGGTTCGCGTCCGCTGGGCGCGTCCTCAGGCCTATTACGACCAGGATGCCTGGCGCGGCACCTGGGCCTACGACGGGGGGTGCTCACCAACCAGGCCAGCCATCACGTCGATCTGCTCGAATGGATGA
- a CDS encoding NAD-dependent epimerase/dehydratase family protein: protein MSKARVLVTGSDEQLGKAVLTALGPCGVAANPTGDGTADPSALTGIEAIINCANRVTGTTEAIERMNVAFPTNLAQQARMAGVRRFVQVSSFSVYGRAEQIDAATPLLPLGDYGRSKLAAEQALLALDHADFRVSVLRLPFMFSAQEPEMLGRLVALMLRLRVLPSSAAKPCRRSMITYASAAAILIELAKGPDPSVEVCVAADPRPLDLTVIARLIDERLGRRIAILPIPEAAVLLAGRIAPAIADRLFRSSVLSPSANLLKGAGEHGVEAALLGYLDGLVAGRFTGQHRRSC, encoded by the coding sequence GTGAGCAAAGCTCGCGTGCTTGTAACCGGTAGCGACGAGCAACTGGGCAAGGCGGTGCTGACGGCGCTGGGGCCGTGCGGTGTGGCGGCCAATCCTACTGGCGACGGTACGGCCGATCCTTCCGCGTTGACCGGGATCGAGGCGATCATCAACTGCGCGAACCGCGTCACCGGTACCACCGAAGCGATCGAACGGATGAATGTGGCCTTCCCGACCAACCTAGCGCAGCAAGCGCGCATGGCTGGCGTACGGCGCTTCGTTCAGGTGAGCTCCTTTTCTGTCTATGGGCGCGCCGAACAGATCGATGCCGCGACCCCGCTCTTGCCCTTGGGAGACTACGGCAGAAGCAAGCTTGCGGCGGAGCAGGCCTTGTTGGCGCTCGACCATGCCGATTTTCGCGTGTCTGTGTTGCGACTGCCGTTCATGTTCAGCGCGCAGGAGCCCGAGATGCTCGGCCGGCTTGTGGCCCTGATGCTGCGCTTGCGGGTCTTGCCTAGTTCTGCGGCAAAGCCCTGCCGGCGTTCGATGATTACCTACGCGAGCGCGGCCGCGATCCTGATCGAACTGGCGAAGGGGCCCGATCCATCTGTCGAGGTTTGCGTCGCCGCGGACCCTCGCCCGCTTGATCTGACCGTGATCGCACGGTTGATTGACGAAAGGCTCGGGCGGCGTATTGCCATACTGCCTATCCCCGAAGCCGCAGTTTTGCTCGCCGGCAGGATTGCCCCCGCGATTGCGGATCGGCTGTTCCGTTCGAGCGTCCTGTCTCCGTCCGCCAACCTGTTGAAGGGCGCGGGAGAGCACGGTGTGGAAGCCGCCTTGTTGGGCTATTTGGACGGCCTCGTCGCCGGGCGGTTCACTGGACAACATCGGCGAAGCTGCTAG
- a CDS encoding right-handed parallel beta-helix repeat-containing protein, producing the protein MAGLSAISFKSAVKITDLAYLVAPHRRPYRLQPVIGSIILRFVIASIAMVGAMLVGGLIPDMGAAAVAQVDHQQTSIDPAQYGAVGDGIADDATALAHAFAAAAALRAPVVLRLGKTYLVSVELTLPAGLTIIGNGAAIKAKAGARIAGALLRGTGVSNVSIRTLEVDANATNAGANYGIWLTGGSGHVIEDVYVHDTAQGGILFEELTRSAIRGGRVVDCGRALGVGGGTATNNHGIMIFTNTDNANVSDIEVSGVTIENAYRKGITTYSGSTGTVSNVTIRGNRIRNSGLPLSSGGGIYVANAPSGAVQSHLNILGNVLSGNYVNIEVANLRHGRMANNVATGSAASNIEINQVEDLSVTGNTISDSGVHGIACIAPSGRNRAITISGNTIRRSNRHAAGFGAGLWLLNTVESRVAGNTIDDRSAKMSHGIIEQGTSGHNVIKGNAVSNATFANYTLAGAITALPVSPARAGGNAQGRR; encoded by the coding sequence GTGGCTGGTTTAAGTGCTATATCCTTCAAATCTGCGGTTAAGATTACGGATTTGGCATACCTTGTTGCACCTCATCGCCGTCCCTATCGGTTGCAGCCTGTGATTGGCTCGATCATTCTGCGTTTCGTCATTGCATCGATTGCAATGGTGGGCGCGATGCTGGTCGGTGGGCTCATCCCCGATATGGGTGCCGCTGCCGTCGCTCAGGTCGATCACCAGCAAACATCCATCGATCCCGCACAATACGGTGCGGTGGGCGACGGGATTGCCGATGATGCCACCGCGCTGGCCCATGCCTTCGCGGCGGCGGCTGCCTTGCGTGCGCCCGTCGTCCTCCGATTGGGCAAGACATATCTTGTCAGCGTTGAGTTGACCCTTCCCGCCGGCTTGACGATCATTGGCAATGGCGCCGCCATCAAGGCGAAGGCGGGCGCCAGGATCGCTGGCGCGCTACTACGTGGTACCGGGGTCTCGAACGTCTCGATCCGCACTCTGGAAGTGGATGCGAATGCCACCAACGCAGGGGCGAACTATGGAATCTGGCTGACGGGCGGTTCGGGCCACGTGATCGAAGACGTTTATGTCCACGACACGGCCCAGGGCGGAATTCTGTTCGAGGAGTTGACGCGGTCGGCGATCCGGGGCGGCCGAGTGGTCGATTGCGGCCGGGCCCTGGGGGTTGGCGGTGGCACGGCGACCAACAACCACGGCATCATGATCTTCACGAATACCGACAACGCGAACGTGTCGGACATCGAGGTGTCCGGGGTCACTATCGAGAATGCCTATCGCAAGGGCATCACGACCTATTCTGGAAGTACCGGCACCGTTTCGAACGTGACCATTCGCGGCAACCGCATCCGAAATTCTGGCCTGCCGCTTTCGTCGGGCGGCGGCATCTATGTAGCCAATGCACCAAGCGGCGCGGTCCAATCGCATTTGAACATCCTTGGGAACGTCCTGTCGGGCAATTACGTCAATATTGAAGTCGCGAACCTGCGGCATGGCCGTATGGCAAACAATGTCGCGACGGGCTCGGCGGCGAGCAATATCGAGATCAATCAGGTCGAGGACTTATCGGTCACAGGAAACACGATCAGCGATAGCGGCGTCCATGGCATCGCCTGCATTGCGCCCTCGGGCCGGAACAGGGCCATCACCATTTCCGGGAACACGATCCGGCGTTCCAATCGACACGCCGCCGGCTTTGGTGCCGGCCTCTGGCTCCTGAACACCGTCGAATCCAGGGTCGCGGGGAACACCATCGACGATAGAAGCGCGAAAATGTCGCATGGCATCATCGAACAGGGTACTTCGGGCCACAACGTCATCAAGGGCAATGCAGTCAGCAATGCCACTTTCGCCAACTATACATTGGCAGGCGCGATCACGGCACTTCCAGTTTCCCCCGCCCGCGCCGGCGGGAACGCGCAGGGCAGGCGATGA
- the asnB gene encoding asparagine synthase (glutamine-hydrolyzing): protein MCGIFGFVSPRAISTGSVLASLSTIAHRGPDGTGVAVFADPAAHPVIYGSDDPSIVGGSSVEWRPMPDRLDGEAAIVLGHQRLAIVELSVLGHQPMASEDRSTWIIFNGEIYNHVELRGELIALGHSFRGHSDTEVILAAYREWGTDCLQRFNGMWAFALIDQRKQMLFLARDRFGVKPLYLWKDHGAVHFGSEIKAFLPHPRFSVRPDREHVRSYLRDGPSEWLDTTIYQDVVRLRAGSMIYAPLSADIDLLGDQQRWWQLETDSSKEPYDRARAEALAEEYARLLDDSVRIRLRADVPVGSALSGGLDSSSVVYLAARALGETPDAPRQHSFSSVYRTPGTEACDESAYIREVAQLCGVTMNTIEPDPEDVPEQHARMIWHMDTPPESTCMSGWHTFKLVQQTGIKVTLDGQGADEQLGGYLFYLPHRLAGVSLSEAAREFAGIADVHPRRLAAGSLGISLLQRSRLMAVLPGLADRHRKYGRSLSVGMNRHLLMDAQTSLANLIHYADRTSMAFGVESRMPFLDVRLASFLARVPEAYKIHRGWTKFIARRAFDGKLPDSVIWRKDKLGWPIPEKQWAEGPLRAWFDRPRAQLRRFTDWGVGDEYATNLNAASMGLRVRALNLVAWADTFADGGWKSRI from the coding sequence ATGTGCGGAATCTTCGGCTTCGTTTCGCCACGTGCGATCTCGACGGGTTCCGTACTCGCTAGCCTTTCGACGATCGCGCATCGCGGGCCGGATGGCACCGGTGTGGCGGTGTTCGCCGATCCCGCCGCACATCCCGTCATCTACGGAAGCGACGATCCGTCGATCGTGGGCGGATCGAGCGTCGAATGGCGGCCCATGCCGGATCGGCTCGACGGTGAGGCTGCGATCGTGCTCGGGCATCAGCGGCTTGCCATCGTGGAGCTTTCCGTTCTCGGCCATCAGCCGATGGCATCCGAGGATCGATCCACCTGGATCATCTTCAACGGCGAGATCTACAACCATGTCGAACTGCGCGGTGAGCTGATCGCGCTGGGTCATAGTTTTCGCGGCCATTCCGATACCGAGGTCATCCTGGCTGCCTATCGAGAATGGGGGACCGATTGCCTGCAGCGGTTCAACGGCATGTGGGCCTTCGCCTTGATCGATCAGCGCAAGCAGATGCTGTTCCTCGCGCGCGACCGCTTCGGAGTGAAGCCGCTCTATCTGTGGAAGGATCACGGCGCCGTCCATTTCGGGTCCGAAATAAAGGCCTTTCTCCCGCATCCGCGTTTCTCGGTCCGCCCCGATCGGGAGCACGTGCGCTCCTATCTGCGCGATGGGCCTTCCGAATGGCTCGACACGACCATCTATCAGGACGTCGTCCGGCTGCGCGCGGGAAGCATGATCTATGCACCGCTGTCTGCGGATATCGACCTCTTGGGCGATCAGCAGCGTTGGTGGCAGCTCGAAACCGACAGCTCCAAGGAACCGTACGATCGCGCCCGCGCCGAGGCGCTGGCGGAGGAATATGCCAGGCTGCTGGATGACAGCGTCCGCATCCGCCTGCGCGCCGACGTTCCCGTCGGCTCGGCGCTATCCGGCGGCCTCGACAGTTCCAGCGTGGTATACCTTGCGGCCAGGGCGCTGGGCGAGACGCCGGATGCGCCCAGGCAGCACAGTTTCTCGAGCGTCTATCGCACGCCGGGAACCGAAGCCTGCGACGAAAGCGCCTATATCCGGGAAGTGGCGCAACTCTGCGGCGTCACGATGAACACGATCGAGCCCGATCCTGAAGACGTACCCGAACAGCATGCGCGTATGATCTGGCACATGGATACGCCTCCCGAATCCACCTGCATGTCCGGCTGGCACACCTTCAAGCTGGTGCAGCAGACGGGAATTAAGGTGACGCTGGACGGCCAGGGGGCTGACGAGCAGCTCGGCGGCTACCTGTTCTACCTGCCGCATCGTCTTGCTGGCGTCAGCCTGTCGGAAGCTGCACGCGAGTTCGCCGGGATCGCCGACGTTCATCCCCGGCGCCTTGCCGCCGGATCGCTCGGGATCTCTTTGCTGCAGCGATCGAGGCTCATGGCCGTTCTGCCCGGTCTTGCCGATCGCCATCGCAAATATGGGCGCAGCCTGTCCGTGGGCATGAATCGGCATCTGCTGATGGATGCACAGACGAGTCTGGCCAACCTGATCCACTACGCGGATCGAACGTCGATGGCTTTCGGTGTCGAATCCCGAATGCCGTTTCTGGATGTCCGCCTGGCGTCGTTTCTCGCCAGGGTCCCGGAAGCCTACAAGATTCACCGCGGCTGGACGAAATTTATTGCCCGGCGTGCCTTCGACGGGAAGCTGCCCGACAGCGTCATCTGGCGAAAGGACAAGCTCGGCTGGCCGATTCCGGAAAAGCAATGGGCCGAAGGCCCTTTGCGGGCCTGGTTCGATAGGCCGCGGGCACAACTCAGGCGTTTTACCGATTGGGGTGTCGGGGATGAATATGCGACCAATCTCAATGCTGCCTCGATGGGGCTGCGCGTGCGCGCGCTCAACTTGGTGGCCTGGGCAGATACCTTTGCCGATGGCGGTTGGAAAAGCCGGATATGA
- a CDS encoding acyltransferase: MSGEIKRLQCAIRDVVAGERVSIVEPSNIYECTLGDDVFVGPFVEIQRGVTIGARTRVQSHAFVCELVSIGEDCFVSHGAMFINDTFERGGPARGDRTLWRSTTIGNRVSIGTNATIMPVEICDDVVVGAGSVVTRAITEPGLYAGVPARKIGDVK, encoded by the coding sequence ATGAGCGGAGAGATCAAGCGTCTGCAATGCGCGATCCGGGATGTCGTTGCGGGTGAGCGCGTTTCCATCGTCGAGCCCAGCAACATCTACGAATGCACGTTGGGTGACGATGTCTTCGTCGGACCTTTCGTCGAGATCCAGCGCGGCGTGACGATCGGCGCGCGCACGCGCGTACAGAGCCATGCCTTCGTCTGCGAACTCGTGAGCATCGGCGAGGATTGCTTTGTTTCGCATGGTGCGATGTTCATTAACGACACGTTCGAACGCGGCGGTCCGGCGCGGGGTGATCGCACCTTGTGGCGCAGCACGACGATCGGCAATCGCGTTTCCATCGGCACCAATGCGACGATCATGCCGGTCGAAATTTGCGATGACGTCGTTGTCGGGGCAGGCTCGGTAGTGACCCGCGCGATAACCGAGCCCGGTCTTTACGCCGGCGTACCCGCACGCAAGATTGGGGATGTGAAATGA
- a CDS encoding Gfo/Idh/MocA family oxidoreductase has translation MLTNQASHHVDLLEWMMGDVETVFAKATTALVDIEAEDTAVVVLKFASGALGVIEATTAVRPKDLEGSISVLGEKGTVEIGGFAVNQMKHWNFVEPEEGDAEVLERYSVNPPNVYGYGHQAYYDHVIDSIANDRKQLVDGLEGRRSLELINAIYESVETGREVALRFQPQHCRLGRT, from the coding sequence GTGCTCACCAACCAGGCCAGCCATCACGTCGATCTGCTCGAATGGATGATGGGCGATGTCGAAACCGTATTCGCCAAGGCGACGACGGCGCTGGTCGATATCGAGGCCGAGGATACCGCCGTTGTCGTGCTCAAGTTCGCCAGCGGCGCCCTTGGCGTGATCGAGGCGACGACAGCGGTTCGTCCGAAGGACCTGGAGGGGTCGATCTCGGTGCTCGGCGAAAAGGGCACGGTCGAAATCGGCGGCTTTGCCGTCAATCAGATGAAGCACTGGAATTTCGTCGAGCCCGAGGAAGGCGATGCCGAGGTTCTTGAACGCTATTCGGTGAACCCGCCGAATGTCTATGGCTATGGCCATCAGGCCTACTACGATCACGTGATCGACTCGATCGCCAACGACCGGAAGCAACTGGTCGACGGGCTGGAGGGGCGTCGCAGCCTCGAGCTGATCAATGCCATCTATGAATCGGTCGAGACCGGACGCGAGGTGGCATTGCGCTTCCAGCCGCAACATTGCCGTCTCGGCCGCACATGA
- a CDS encoding lipopolysaccharide biosynthesis protein encodes MLGTVLKRAGGLGLGTALGQGAVLLSTPWLVRLYGPANFGMLALLITATNISVAVGCARFDLALPSTDDEDAPTLLRLCALIAGAAAVLVAIIAALLAFVGAVGGIANHPFQLGLCVLFGANFQAASSMLLRRGHIRAMAALRGGQGLAFVGLALFPNIGLMWAQALSYAPGCLILAAMLTRHRHGPSLAATAARYRSFALLGLPGAILDVVGYSLCIWIVTYAYGTEGSGAFSQIQRIVGAPLMLVSISLGQILLRDTAVLRDDLPKLQLLLKRLLMMLAGGACAALIVVAAVGEPVLGWLFGSQWRISAAFIVGISAAVFIRASISPISAVLATFQRFDLALRWQVLYFVSAATLFSLASRMLPLDGFAAFYAVHEIILYLIYLRVIMTVFRKA; translated from the coding sequence ATGCTCGGCACCGTTCTGAAGCGAGCAGGAGGGCTCGGGCTCGGTACGGCGCTGGGCCAGGGTGCCGTGCTCCTCTCAACGCCGTGGCTGGTGCGCCTCTATGGACCCGCGAACTTCGGCATGTTGGCGCTGCTCATCACTGCCACGAACATCAGCGTTGCGGTCGGCTGCGCTCGGTTCGATCTCGCCTTGCCATCGACGGACGACGAGGATGCGCCTACACTTCTGCGGCTCTGTGCTTTGATCGCGGGAGCGGCTGCGGTCCTGGTCGCGATCATTGCCGCTTTGCTGGCATTTGTGGGAGCAGTGGGCGGGATCGCCAACCATCCTTTCCAGTTGGGCCTTTGCGTACTGTTCGGCGCCAATTTCCAGGCTGCCAGCTCCATGCTGCTGCGCCGCGGGCATATCCGCGCGATGGCCGCGCTACGGGGAGGGCAGGGCCTTGCGTTCGTCGGGCTGGCGCTGTTTCCCAATATCGGTTTGATGTGGGCGCAAGCACTATCCTACGCACCGGGATGCCTGATCCTTGCGGCTATGCTCACGCGGCATCGCCACGGTCCAAGCCTTGCGGCGACGGCCGCGCGCTATCGTTCGTTTGCTCTGCTGGGGCTTCCCGGCGCCATCCTGGACGTGGTCGGCTACAGCCTGTGCATTTGGATCGTGACCTATGCTTACGGGACGGAAGGCAGCGGGGCATTTTCGCAGATCCAAAGGATTGTCGGCGCGCCGCTGATGCTGGTGAGCATCAGCCTGGGGCAGATATTGCTCAGGGATACGGCCGTCCTGCGCGACGATCTTCCTAAACTGCAGCTACTGCTCAAGCGGCTGCTGATGATGCTCGCGGGTGGCGCCTGCGCGGCGTTGATCGTGGTGGCAGCCGTCGGCGAGCCGGTGCTTGGCTGGCTGTTCGGAAGCCAGTGGCGGATCAGCGCGGCATTCATCGTCGGTATTTCGGCGGCCGTGTTCATTCGCGCGTCGATTTCACCGATCAGCGCGGTCCTTGCGACCTTTCAGCGGTTCGATCTCGCGCTGCGTTGGCAGGTCCTCTACTTCGTGTCGGCTGCGACGCTGTTCAGCCTGGCGAGCCGGATGCTCCCGCTGGACGGGTTCGCCGCTTTCTATGCGGTGCATGAAATCATTCTCTATCTGATCTACCTGCGCGTCATCATGACGGTCTTCAGGAAAGCCTAA
- a CDS encoding SDR family NAD(P)-dependent oxidoreductase, with translation MMLVTYAVACAMLPTLLVFTLISVPGVPRTMGVIQPILLLLIVLLSRLVVREWFGWTAAGRRRVKERVAIYGAGATGHQLALALSATDDIIVAAFIDDNESLHGQTINGIVVKSPEQAVAAIQSGVLTDILLAMPGATRKRRNEIIAKLRELPVRVQTVPAVSDLAQGKISMRDLRDLDIDDLLSREAVAPESHLLGRTITSRVVMVTGAGGSIGSELCRQILAQEPQRLLLVEQSEFALYQIHSELERHQSGVQIVPLLASVRDRDRIAEIVNVWRPQTVYHAAAYKHVPLVEHNVIEGIDNNVFGTLTVAEVSRQFGVEHFVLISTDKAVRPTNVMGATKRLAEMTLQIAALDPGDTCFSMVRFGNVLNSSGSVVPLFRRQIAEGGPITVTHPDITRFFMTIPEAAQLVIQAAGLARGGEVFVLDMGEPVRIYDLACNMISLSGLRLQDSANPDGDIAIEVVGLRPGEKLFEELLIGNNPMTTAHERIMKANELLPLSPVAFKTLMQELESALKRRDVSSARDLLLKLVTDYKPEAQIVDWAYQGVERRRFARETRVDYPAMTD, from the coding sequence ATGATGCTGGTCACCTATGCCGTGGCCTGCGCGATGCTGCCGACATTGCTGGTTTTCACCCTGATCAGCGTACCCGGCGTGCCGCGGACGATGGGTGTCATTCAACCCATCCTGCTGCTGCTGATCGTGCTGCTGTCGCGGCTGGTCGTGCGTGAATGGTTCGGCTGGACGGCCGCGGGCCGCCGCCGGGTGAAAGAACGCGTCGCGATCTATGGCGCCGGCGCGACCGGCCATCAGCTAGCTCTGGCTCTGTCTGCAACAGATGACATCATCGTGGCGGCCTTCATCGACGACAACGAATCGCTTCACGGCCAGACCATCAACGGGATCGTCGTCAAATCTCCCGAACAGGCCGTCGCGGCGATCCAGTCGGGCGTGTTGACCGATATTCTGCTCGCGATGCCGGGCGCCACGCGCAAGCGCCGCAACGAGATCATCGCGAAACTTCGCGAGTTGCCCGTGCGCGTGCAGACAGTTCCGGCAGTGTCGGATCTTGCCCAGGGCAAGATTTCCATGCGCGACCTGCGCGATCTCGATATCGACGACCTTCTCAGCCGTGAAGCCGTGGCGCCGGAAAGCCATCTGCTCGGGCGCACCATAACGTCGCGCGTCGTGATGGTGACCGGCGCGGGCGGTTCGATCGGCAGCGAGCTCTGCCGGCAAATACTGGCGCAGGAGCCGCAGCGGTTATTGCTGGTCGAACAGAGCGAATTCGCGCTCTATCAAATTCACTCCGAACTGGAGCGGCACCAGAGCGGCGTACAGATCGTGCCCCTGCTTGCTTCGGTGCGAGACCGCGATCGCATCGCCGAAATCGTCAATGTGTGGCGTCCCCAAACCGTCTACCACGCGGCAGCGTACAAGCATGTGCCCCTGGTCGAGCACAATGTGATCGAAGGCATCGACAACAACGTGTTCGGTACCTTGACCGTTGCCGAGGTATCGCGCCAGTTCGGTGTCGAGCATTTCGTGCTGATCAGCACTGACAAGGCCGTTAGGCCGACGAACGTGATGGGCGCGACCAAGCGCCTCGCCGAAATGACGCTGCAAATCGCGGCGCTCGATCCTGGCGATACCTGCTTCTCGATGGTGCGCTTCGGCAACGTCCTCAATTCGAGCGGGTCGGTCGTACCCCTGTTCCGGCGCCAGATTGCTGAGGGCGGTCCGATAACCGTCACCCATCCCGACATCACGCGCTTCTTCATGACGATCCCGGAAGCCGCGCAGCTCGTCATCCAGGCCGCGGGGCTTGCCCGTGGCGGCGAAGTCTTCGTGCTCGACATGGGTGAGCCGGTCAGGATCTATGATCTAGCCTGCAACATGATCTCGCTTTCGGGCCTCCGCTTGCAGGACAGCGCCAACCCCGACGGGGATATTGCGATCGAAGTGGTGGGATTGCGCCCGGGTGAGAAGCTCTTCGAGGAATTACTCATCGGCAACAATCCGATGACGACCGCGCACGAGCGCATCATGAAGGCGAACGAGCTGCTGCCCCTCTCTCCTGTCGCCTTCAAGACGTTGATGCAGGAGCTGGAAAGTGCGCTGAAGCGCCGCGATGTGTCCTCCGCGCGTGATCTGCTGTTGAAGCTGGTGACCGACTACAAACCGGAAGCGCAGATCGTCGATTGGGCCTATCAGGGTGTGGAGCGGCGGCGGTTCGCGCGCGAAACCAGAGTCGATTATCCCGCAATGACCGACTAG
- a CDS encoding sugar transferase, producing the protein MKPLKRVFDVLVCLVIAAPALVVTLAVMPWVWLDSGGSPIFRQRRVGRDGRIFTMLKLRTMRVDTPDRASHEVGASMITRSGHLLRKSKVDELPQLWNVLTGDMSLVGPRPCLPSQVQLIEERARLGVLGLRPGITGVAQIAGLDMSEPVALAHADAAYLSPWTLRRDLMLLMQTALGRGSGDAAVSGR; encoded by the coding sequence ATGAAACCTCTGAAGCGCGTGTTCGATGTGCTGGTATGCTTGGTCATCGCGGCGCCGGCCCTAGTCGTGACATTGGCGGTGATGCCTTGGGTGTGGCTCGATTCGGGCGGTTCGCCGATTTTCCGGCAACGGCGCGTCGGTCGCGATGGCCGTATCTTCACGATGCTCAAGCTGCGGACGATGCGGGTCGACACGCCCGATCGCGCGTCGCACGAAGTGGGCGCGTCGATGATCACCCGTTCGGGGCACCTGTTGCGCAAGAGCAAGGTCGACGAGCTTCCGCAGCTCTGGAATGTTTTGACCGGCGACATGAGCCTTGTCGGTCCGCGCCCTTGCCTGCCGAGCCAGGTGCAGTTGATCGAGGAGCGCGCGCGTCTCGGCGTGCTCGGCCTGAGGCCAGGCATAACCGGCGTTGCCCAGATCGCCGGGCTCGACATGAGCGAGCCAGTGGCGCTCGCCCACGCCGATGCCGCTTACCTCTCACCCTGGACGCTGCGGCGAGATTTGATGCTGCTCATGCAGACTGCACTCGGCAGGGGTAGCGGCGATGCCGCAGTATCGGGTCGGTGA